The window ATCAACGGGTTGGTCCTTGTCGAACTCCATCTTGCAGTAGGCCACCCCCTGCACCATTGTGTCGAAAAAAAGACGGAGGTGCTCATGATTCAGGCGGCCGAGGCTTCCGGCCTCCGCCTGGGTCGTGGCATGGTCCATGGGGCTAGGATCGCGTCCGGGCATGTCCAAGGTGCACTTCCTGGCTATTTTGGGGGACAATGACCCTAATTATCGGGCTTGGCAACACCATCGCCACTGATCGGTCCCTGGTCGGCAGGGAACACCCGCAGGGCCGTGGCAGGCTCACCGGGCGGGTCGGCCCTCCCGCGGAACGGGCATGATGATTTCGATTGTCGTCCCCTCGGCTTCGCTGCTGCTGAAGCCGATGCCGCCCCCGTGGGCCGAGGCCACCAGGCGGGCGCTGTACGTGCCGAGCCCCGTGCCGTGCGGCTTGCCGCTCGTGGCGTACTTTTCGAAGAAACGGCCGCGCACGCACTCGGGCACTGCCCCCATATTATGGACGCGGATGATGACCCCATCCGGCCCCACCTCCCAGGACACGGTGACCGGGCGGCCCTCCGGCGAGGCCTCGACCGCGTTCCTGAGCAGGTTGGAGAGCATGTCCGCCACGAGGAACTCCTCGCCGTGGATCATGGCGGGCCCCTCCGGCGCATTCCTGACCATGCTGCAGCCCTTGCGGTTGAACATGTGGGCCAGTTCCTCCGACAGCTTTTCCACCACGGTCCCCAGCTCGAACCATGTCGCCTTGAGGGCGTAGTCCCCCTTTTCCATGCGGCAGATCTTCTCGGACGAGTCGACGATGTCCATGACGTGCCGGACTGCACGCACCAGATCGGGAAACAGCTGCAGCGAACGCTCGGTCGCGCCCCTGGCCACGACCAGTTCGGCCAGGCTTAGCAGGCCGCACAAGGGGGTCTTGATCTCGTGGCGGATGATGCGTTCGACGTCCTCCCTGAACCGTTCGGACTCCTTGAGCTCCGTGATGTCCATGATGTTGCCGTAGACGCGCCCGACCTTGCCGCCGGATCGCTCGGCTTCGGCCGTGGCCCGGATCCACCTGCGGCGGCCGTCGCCCGTGGTTATGGGCAACTCAAGGTCGAACGGGCTCCCCTCGGCGAGCAAGATTTCGAAGGCGCTCTCCAGGGAGGGTCTCCAGATCGGGTCCACGAAGTCGAAATTGCGCTTGTAGTCGCCCTGATCGTACGCGGAGCTCTCAACGCCGAAGATGCGGTAGAGTTCCCTGGTCCAGGAGATGTCCCCGCTGGCCAGGTCGAACTCCCAGCCGCCCACGCGGGCCAGCCTCTCGGTCTGGTTGAGCAACGCTTCGCTGTGGGCCAGTATCGCCTGCGTCCGGCGCAGGCTTTCCTCGGCCTGGCGCCTCTCGGTTATGTCGTTGCCGTAGATGTAGTACCCGTCCCTGGCCTCCGAGCGGACCACGTGGAACGCGTACCACCTGTCAGCGAACCCCGCCTCGACGCACAGCGGCTCCCACACGGCCCGGCGTTCCGCCACGGCGGCTTGAAGACCCGGCAACAAATCGAAGACGGATCTGCCCAGCATGCCGAGCCCCAACACCCGCTCCGCGGCGGGATTCAGGCGCAGTATGAGGCCGTCGAGGCCTGTCCGAAGCACCGGGGAAGGATTGTGCAGAACGAATTCGGCCAGTTGCGCCAACCGGACCCGGTCTTTCGCGCCCGCCCGGCAACGGGCCTCGCAGGCCGCCAATCTGGCGCGCGCCCTTGCCAACTCGGCCTGAAGCTGGTCGCCGGTTTTGTGACCTTCCCGCATCTTCTCTCCGGAGGACTAGGTTTCTATATGGAAGAGTTATTTCGGTATTTATACACCACCGCCAAAAAACTCCAGGGCGGAAAATCCAGACCGCGAGGGTCGTATTTTTGGCGCCTCCGGCTTCAGGGGAGGACTCCAGTGTGCGAAATTGCCTGCGCGGCCATGGGTTCCCAAGCGCGTCCAGGTGGATTTTGAGCCCTTTTTCCCCGTGCCAAAGCAAAATCATCCTCAATAAGGAGGAAATCTTTTCCCGGCGGCAGCGTTTTCCTGCCGCAAAAATTCGGGAAGAGGAAAGATTGCCCCCCTAGGGGCAGGGGGCGTCATAAACCAGACGCTCCCTGCCAACTAACCGCAAACATGAGCGATTTTCTCGAGCCAGCCTGAAATCCGCATCGATGGGCCATCATGGCATGTCGGCGCGCCTCCAAGAATTGGAGGTCCGAGGGCATCTCGATCGCGCAGCTATTGCGCGATTAGGAACAAATCTTTTTTAATATCGAGGTGGTCGGGATTCCTGATTGTGCGTGGCACGGGGAATGCTCAAGGAGTGTCATCGCAAAGGCGCTCGCCAGGGGTCAGGGTCACGTCACCTCCTTGAGAGGCCGATCCCCCCTGAAGCGGGATGAGCGACGAAACATCAGGCGAGGAAATCATGGGAGTCACCACCAGCGCGAGCAACACCGAAGCCTCCACCCGGCAGGCTGATGACCGCCCCCTCCTGCGGGCGCTTCGGTCTGGCTCCGGGTCCGGTTTCGCGCGTGACGCTTCTTGCTGGCGCTCTGCCCGGGACGTGGCGCGGTGCGGCCTGCAATCGCCCTCGAACCGGGCTAACGCGACCCAGAGCCCCATCGCTCCCTGTTTGGCAGCCTGTCATGTTGCAAGCGCCGGGCGCCCCCAAGAGCACGATGCATGCCAAGCCCCTGTTCCCGGATTTTTCGCGCTTGCGAGCGTCGATTTCGGGCGCCGGTCGATAAATTTCCATCATGAACCGCCAGTTACAAGGAATTCATCCTACGCTTTTTTAGTTCCTTCTCTGTAACTGGTTCGATAGGACGCAGCCGAAAGGTTGTTTTCAGCTTGGCAACGCTCCCGATCTTGTGATATGTTTTTTGGTTTTCCCTCTAGCACAGATTTTGGAGCCCTTATGTGGCCATCGAGTAGTAACAATTCCTAGGGCCAAGCTGCTTCAAGGTAATATTCGTCTGTAACTTTGATACGTTGACGAGCCGCCCTCCCCGGGATCGTCCGGGCCAGGGCGGATGAAACAACTCACTGAACGGGCGCAGAATCAAACCGGGCCGGCCTCCGCAAAAACGCGCGCCGCCCACGAGGAGTCGCAATGAAAAACCGCAACGTGCCTTCCGCCAAAGACATCCCTTGTCCCCCGGGAGTATCCCGGCGCTCCTTCCTGAAGTTCTGCTCGGCCGTGGCCGTCACCATCGGGCTTGGCCCCACGGGCATGGCCGAAGTGGCCAGGGCGCTG of the Fundidesulfovibrio soli genome contains:
- a CDS encoding sensor histidine kinase encodes the protein MREGHKTGDQLQAELARARARLAACEARCRAGAKDRVRLAQLAEFVLHNPSPVLRTGLDGLILRLNPAAERVLGLGMLGRSVFDLLPGLQAAVAERRAVWEPLCVEAGFADRWYAFHVVRSEARDGYYIYGNDITERRQAEESLRRTQAILAHSEALLNQTERLARVGGWEFDLASGDISWTRELYRIFGVESSAYDQGDYKRNFDFVDPIWRPSLESAFEILLAEGSPFDLELPITTGDGRRRWIRATAEAERSGGKVGRVYGNIMDITELKESERFREDVERIIRHEIKTPLCGLLSLAELVVARGATERSLQLFPDLVRAVRHVMDIVDSSEKICRMEKGDYALKATWFELGTVVEKLSEELAHMFNRKGCSMVRNAPEGPAMIHGEEFLVADMLSNLLRNAVEASPEGRPVTVSWEVGPDGVIIRVHNMGAVPECVRGRFFEKYATSGKPHGTGLGTYSARLVASAHGGGIGFSSSEAEGTTIEIIMPVPREGRPAR